The following are from one region of the Jeongeupia sp. USM3 genome:
- the upp gene encoding uracil phosphoribosyltransferase, producing the protein MHIHVVDHPLVQHKLSLLRAAEISTNKFRMLTDELARLLAYEATRDLPLEPVTIDGWCGPVDVQQIKGKKMTVVPILRAGIGMLNGVLDLVPSAKISVVGLARNEETLQPEPYFEKFVGDLDDRLALIIDPMLATGGSLVATIDMLKRKGCKEIKAIVMVAAPEGVKLVNEAHPDVQIYAASLDSHLNEQGYIIPGLGDAGDKIFGTR; encoded by the coding sequence ATGCATATCCACGTCGTCGACCACCCGCTGGTGCAGCACAAGCTTTCCCTGCTGCGCGCCGCCGAGATCAGCACCAACAAGTTCCGCATGCTGACCGACGAGCTGGCCCGGTTGCTGGCGTACGAGGCAACCCGTGACCTTCCGCTCGAACCGGTGACCATCGACGGCTGGTGCGGCCCGGTCGACGTCCAGCAGATCAAGGGCAAGAAGATGACCGTGGTGCCGATCCTGCGCGCCGGCATCGGCATGCTCAACGGCGTGCTCGATCTGGTGCCGTCGGCCAAGATCAGCGTCGTCGGTCTGGCCCGCAACGAGGAAACGCTGCAGCCCGAGCCGTATTTCGAGAAATTCGTCGGCGATCTGGATGACCGGCTGGCATTGATCATCGACCCGATGCTCGCCACCGGCGGCTCGTTGGTCGCGACGATCGACATGCTCAAGCGCAAGGGCTGCAAGGAGATCAAGGCCATCGTCATGGTCGCGGCGCCCGAAGGCGTCAAGCTCGTCAACGAGGCACATCCGGACGTGCAGATCTACGCGGCGTCGCTCGATTCGCACCTGAACGAGCAGGGCTACATCATTCCGGGTCTCGGCGACGCCGGCGACAAGATTTTCGGGAC
- a CDS encoding tetratricopeptide repeat protein, translated as MRLRRLSLALLLLAGTAQAGDKEDIQQLLQTRQYAPALERADKVLAKNPKDPQIRFMRGLALTELGRSDEAIKSFVSLSEDYPQLPEPYNNLAVLYAQQNQYEKARTALQMAIQTNPSYATAQENLGDLYARLASQAYDKALQLDGNKGSAQTKLKLVNELFTRNAVPARPAAAPVKVVPTPVAVAAAQVKPVATPKPSPTPAPTPAPTPAPTPKPSPSPTPAPTPAPAPKVDARQQDVVAAVQRWAQAWERQNVGGYLDSYARDYAPAGQNHAAWAKERRERVSAPKSIEVKLSDIRVDFSDDKTAKVRLRQSYRSDRLTSTTGKTLILEKTGGDWLIREERSGR; from the coding sequence ATGCGCTTGCGTCGTCTCTCCCTTGCCCTGCTGCTGCTTGCCGGAACCGCCCAGGCCGGCGACAAGGAAGACATCCAGCAGTTGCTGCAGACGCGCCAGTACGCGCCGGCGCTCGAGCGTGCCGACAAGGTGCTCGCCAAGAATCCGAAAGACCCGCAGATCCGTTTCATGCGCGGGCTGGCGCTGACCGAACTCGGCCGCAGCGACGAAGCGATCAAGTCCTTCGTCAGCCTGTCCGAGGACTACCCGCAACTGCCCGAGCCGTACAACAACCTTGCGGTGCTGTACGCACAGCAAAACCAGTACGAGAAGGCGCGCACCGCGCTGCAGATGGCGATCCAGACCAATCCGAGCTACGCGACCGCACAGGAAAACCTCGGCGACCTGTACGCAAGGCTCGCGTCGCAGGCCTACGACAAGGCCTTGCAACTCGACGGCAACAAGGGGTCGGCGCAGACCAAGCTCAAGCTCGTCAACGAACTCTTCACCCGCAACGCCGTACCGGCCCGGCCGGCTGCTGCGCCGGTAAAGGTCGTACCGACGCCGGTCGCCGTTGCCGCGGCACAGGTCAAGCCGGTCGCGACGCCGAAACCCTCCCCGACACCGGCACCGACCCCTGCTCCGACACCGGCGCCAACGCCGAAGCCCTCTCCGTCGCCGACGCCTGCACCAACCCCGGCTCCGGCACCCAAGGTCGACGCGCGCCAGCAGGACGTCGTTGCCGCAGTCCAGCGCTGGGCACAGGCCTGGGAGCGGCAGAACGTCGGAGGCTATCTGGATTCGTACGCCAGAGACTACGCGCCGGCCGGCCAGAACCATGCCGCCTGGGCGAAGGAGCGCCGCGAGCGCGTGTCGGCACCGAAGTCGATCGAGGTCAAGCTGTCCGACATCCGCGTCGACTTCAGCGACGACAAGACCGCCAAGGTCAGGCTGCGGCAGAGCTACCGTTCTGACCGGCTGACCAGCA